CcttatattaaattagttatgaattttgtccagtaaaagtgaattctggcccactgtgcagtgTAGTGGTACAAACgtttgttttaaaagcataaagTTCCTAGTTTGATCCCACCACGTACATCGTAGTTCCGCGTTCAATTTGCTTCTATGCGCAGCAACCTTGTTTGTAAAGACTCGTGTTTTGTagttaacaacatttaaaaacaaaaattagaagcAGAAAAAGGAGGAGttaaaaaaagaaggaaaaagagtttattgtttttgcattttataaaaacaaaattatattagcaaagttcttttaattaattGGATGcgtttttgagaaatttatttttcaattaacgcaaatctaattttcaaaaataattagcaaCTACATGGTGTAGTTTGTAGAAGCAACAGATTGTCTGAAATAATCTTTTAGCCAGAAGGAGTTAGAGCTTGTCTATTTGCAACTAGTAGCCTGTAAAAACCAGtgcttttttataagttaaaatttaaatagagcTTGGTAAATGACGGTTAAATTGttgaataatagtttttttttgaaaaattagtttgttttttatctaaatttgtttttaacgcCATGAACATTtcttaataatttgttttcaataaattttttcaacaatctaTAAACTACTACTAACGAACtctgttgaaaatttttttttaatttttgttgaactttttattaaaaatagcagTAGTGATTTTAGTAAGaaaatctttagtaaaaaattaaaagtatttatacgCAGTATgagcaaatttaaattttaaaaacttaaaatagtttaagttattaataaatatttttaatttattaataaattaaattatacgcagcacataaaaacaaattcttaGTTGTTATACTTGACACGTCGTTTATAAACTTGGAACATGgaagtgtcaaaagctttaataaatgggtaaaaacatcaaatatgaTTTGCCAAAAGAATTTGAGACTTCACGCTTAATAATGGCTCTTttagtttgaatattttttttcaaaccaaatgataattatttgtaataagGTACTTGTGtgtcatttataattttttctaacttttaaaaacttagagACGACAGAAATAGTCCgctaatttttaatcttttgatttttcatcGTTTCTGTTAATCGGGATAACTTTGTTAATCGGATAACTTTGTTAATCGGGATAACTTTGTTAATCGGGATAACTTTGCTAATCGGGATAACTTTGGTAATTTTCTGTTGGTTGGAAAAAACCCTTTTTGTATAGAtgctttgaaaactttaaaaagaattttcttagaactttataattatgtttcCGTTTATACCGCCTCGCCGCTtagctttgtttctttttaaagattttaaggCTCTTTAAAACTCTTCAATTGATAAATTTAGCAATAAATTATAgtgaaaaattgaataatttatagatttcaaaaaattatgaaagGAAATATTAGTAGAAGGAATCCTACCAGCAAGTTTACTTCCGACATCagaaaagtattattaaatttatatatatatatatatatatatatatatatatatatatatatatatatatatatatatatatatatatatatatatatatatatatatatatatatatcaggggcgaatccagcattttttggtatttaagATAACTAACTTTCAGCAATAgaacaaactccaaacatttatttgtttatagttgtgtTAAACAAGAATGCTTGGCTAAAAATCTGCAAAAAAGCCCTTAAAATCCGGCCACAACTGTCCCAAACGTGACagcaatagttttaaatttcattgtatAATCTACCAGCGTTCAAAACTTGAAACGCATATTCTTCATCTTATATGaatcatttttgaatcaaattttcaGGATTTATTCATCTAGGAGTGATTTAGAATCTAGTCAATTCTTTAGGCATTTAAtgaactataaaataatttttattgaactttatctttttttatctttttcttaatGTGCGTAGCTAcctttataaacataaaaagttttttagtttttcacaAGTTCATACTACTTTTATATATGTTCTgcattaataccaattttatacatccagaatatataataaaatgtttacgtTTTCTGTGTATAAGTTTTAGTTCCGAATGCAAGTATTAACAACGAgaaagtaataacaataaagtaGTAACGAGCATATATTAACAACCAAATAGCAATTAGCAAGTAGTGACAAGCTAGTTGTGAAAAGCAAGTAGTAACAAACAAGTAGTGGCAACCAAGCAAGTATCAAGCAAGTAGTAACAAGCAAGTAGTTACAAGCAAGTACTAACATGCAGTTAGTAGCAAGCAAGAAGTAACATGCTagataacaacaaaaaaatttaacaaaaacttaaaatgctatttttataaacaaaaagctATTTTATGGATGAGGtttcatcaactttttttatcgTCGCTTCTAACTTTAGTCTTGACAAAACTTGCCATTAGGGCCCCaaaatcttaaaatcttttccaCTAGGTATTGcagaacaaaaaagaaaaaaaaaagctccttAAATTTGGAAAAGGGTCCCTAAATTTCCCCATAAATGCCCCATAAATTTGCTAGCTCCCCTCCCCCCGTGGGGGCATTTGGGAGTCTAGCCACGACTCTGGTAGCACGCAAGTAGTAACAAGCAAGTAGTCAGAAGCAAGTAGTAACAAACAATTATTTGCAAGCAAAAGTTGTGAAACGTTTTtaaacattatcaaaaaaatcatttaaataccaaccgttatttaagtttacttaaggtattatatatataaatagcatCCATAATGttgttatagtttatttttaaaattgtaaatttctaaaaaaagaaggaaaagtattttatcagtttaattacatttgattttttaaaaaaatgtataaaacacCTTAGTTTCAGAatttgacatacgaaacaatataaatattgatgtGTTTTACCAATAATTGTCTCAACCAATGGTCACTGGTCACCTggctaattaatttttaattttttgtcaaaacttgtttagtatagtaataaaatttaataaaatatttagaaacattaaataaataagtcagataataattctaaatttcGTCCTTTAAATTTATCTACTTATGATGTAcatttgcaatgtttttttatttctgttttaggaAAGACCACAATTCCATTCATTGtgataactaaattattaattaattagaggtattaaaattaaaggtattaagataaaaaaaggtgttctatattaaaagtattaccttgtttgtgataataaaaacaattttagcaCATTATATATCTCTATCACGATTTTAGCACATTATATATCTCTATCTCACTCAAGGACAGAATGCCAGTTAACTATTAGGTTGAGCAAAGTTTCTTCGTGGTCAAAGTTTAAGGCTATTATTAAAcattaagctaaaaaaaaaggaaatacattataaaattcGGAATGAATAATTAAACTTTGTATTATTTGTTAGGAGgaacaattaatttaaacattttaaaggcGGTACATAGTTATTGAAGGCGGTACACGATGTTAGACtgttttactgaaaaaaaagaataaataactttaatgttCCAATAACCTTTAGGGGGTCCCAGCATTTATTACAAAGTTCTAtagtttttgcaatttaaacattttgtttttttgattttttatatcactgtgaaataaattaataaataactacaacaacaacaaaaaaaagattttaaacgaACTTAAAATTCATgcgaaataaaaaatgaaataatatttaattaaaacaagcaaacagatataaaaaaaattttttttaattactatgaTTCAATAAATGCAAGATTTcatttctctctttttttctttaattggtTTGTTTTAATCATTTGGATTAAGTTCATTTTTACTGGGTTaatctttaacagttttttatttttgaattttcgtTTCAATGTCGAGTTTTGAATAGGAAAGTCTCGAATGAAAAATGATTTCACCCAGCAAGCATATAAAcgctatattattttaaaattttgtcaaaaacaaataaacgtgGAATTTGCCTAAAATAAcgtctttttttttgtgactgcTTCCAAGCGGGCACATAACGTCTGCTGAACATCTTAAAGGACGTCTTACGGATTTTTGACTTCCTTAAGACGTCATATAAACGTCCAACAGAAGTCTTTGCCCACTGGGCTAATTACCAATTCTAATAAACATAGAAGTGATAACCTAATAGCCTGGGCTTGAAATggaatataaaaattaactgtCATACCGTGACATATATACCATAAACCCTTAGAGGGTTACTTTAACCCactttattgcaatttttagattttaacgATCAATTTTGccctatttaaaaatttttttcaatttttttttattcaaaatatttttaaagatatcgACCTTTAATTCGAGctcattgatttaaaaaataagttattaacagatatactttttagtttttcaaaatgtgGCATAATGTTACCCTGGGTTGGTGTTTCTTTAAGCCATGTATCCTTGTTGCGCTGTTTTGTTTCATTTACTTACaaattaattaagtaaatacCTTCATAATGTCAGAGCAAATACTTACCTAAAATTTACATCAagaaatacttttgttttgtttaaataattgtcCTCAGAtcaatttaaagcaaaaaaaaaatagaaactatACAGAAAACTTTGtatattgtattaatttttttctgttctataacagaaaaataactgtttataataaactgaaTTGGTAGGTAGGTAACAACTCTATATAAATgttcaatgttaaaaaataattgttttattcagATTTAAAGGCACATAGCCTAGACTTATATTTACTGTTAGATGTTGCTCTAGAAATAccacatttaactttttttcgttTCTGGGGTGCTTCTAGGGCATTTTTGATTGGTATAACTTCTGATTCTTCTGAGTCAGGACAGATTCCTTTTCCTGTTGGAACATTTAGTTTCTTTTTGCGCTCTAATATTGAAGTTCAAAGGTCTGCATGATTGTCGTTCAAATGACTGATAAATGCTTATGAAATAAGGTTTAGATCAACAGATGATCGATCCTGTAGTGGCAACCGATTAATAAGAGGTTCATTATTGCAAGGATAAATTCCACATTTAGCAAAACCTGGTATTAAATTTTCACTTGAAGTGTCTTTTATTAATTCCAGCACATTTTTTAGTAGTGATGGAAAGCATCCTTTCGGAAGTGTTGTTGATTTTTTACCTTCAGGTGATTCTTTCCATGAATTCAAAACATTCTTCCATTTACTTTTTAGTGGCCTAAAATAGGCAACATCTAGATGCTGTGTCAAATGTGACGAGTTAGGAGGTAAACACACAAATACTATGTTATTTACTTGACacagttttaaaacattctgaCTAATGTGTGATGTTAAATTATCCCtaatgagaaatttttttccaGTTCTTTATTTCAGTATAGGAAGCAGGTGAGCAGTAAACCACTCCTCAAATGTGACACTATCTAACCATCCATGTTTTGTGCGATTGTTCCTAGTTCCATGGGGACCGTTTTCAGTCCACTTTGACCAcagattttttgatttgtagACAACATAAGGTGGTATTGTACATCCAGCAGCGTTGCCGCAAAACATGACTGAAATATTGGACTTTGATGAGTTTATTACTCTTTCAGGGTATTTACAACCTCTAcgacaaataatttttttgcggCCTGGGTCATCACTTAGGTTTGTTTCGTCATAATTGTATATACTTTCTGCTGGCACATTTGTAACAACTTGGGAGAGGTTTTCAATAAACTCGCTTAAGGTTTTTTCATTAACAGCAGCCCGATTACGTTTTGTATTAGCTGCCAACCGCGTGGTGAGCATAAGatgtctttataaaaataatttactccATTTAAGTCCTGGGAAATGTTTTGGGAAGAGAGATAATCCTTTACAATAAATCTAAAATCCAATTGATCAACAGGGAATCCAAACTCAGACACTGTCAAGATGTGAGAAACAAAAGCAGATTCTTCCAAAGTAGTGAATGTTGTAGGATGTCCAAGTTGTCCATTGTGTTTTAGCTTTAGTTTACTTTGGATAGTAGTTCTAGATATGTCAAAATGTTTAGATGCTACTCTCTGACTCATTCTTTAATAGCATTAAGGCACTGTTGAAACTTTTCTTGAGAATAATCTACATATTTTCTGGAGCCCGGTCTCCTAGAATACATTCTGTTTACAGtataaaatacagtttttgtaaaattattacaacactattattatgaataaaaaatgtaaaggaACTTTTGTGAAGAGCAATAAATAGTGCAAATagtaagtaaaaacaaatttaaagcaGAAACTTAACATATTaacatattattcaaaaacagacaaacaacaacaacaaaaaagtcattaacatataatattatatatattattaatatatattatattaaatgttaatgactttaactttattatatttgttataataataatgatagcaatgcatttaataaagaaataaatcataccaccaaaataaataaataaaaattatatttatttaatataaataaaatgattggaGGTTAATAAATGATATGGAGTTACTTTAAGTCCGGATTAAAGTAACcccacttttatataaaaactaattttaatgtgattagttatttttttctctcagctaaataaaaaaatagttaaaaaaatattctaatctTTTTACCAAAGTGTGAATCTAGCAAACTCAAAGATTTTTATCTCTGTAGTGTGTGGGAAAATAACAAACCACATAAAAGTTCTGCCAAGTGAATTTCACTAACAAACTCAGTTCATTTTTGACATCcaacttaaagttaaattatttagtgTGCGGCAAAGGCAATATGGTTTCATAACAGAATTAgtcatatataaattaaaaaatagaaaaaaacgcACCACTTTTTAAACGTTTGAACAGGAGAGGCATATAACTCAAATTTTCTGTAAGTGGATTCAAGTAGGACCGCAAGGCATAAATTAACCCGTGTTACGGTATAGGTTTTCAGTAATTTCAAAACACTATTGCGTCATTGTTAAGTATTGCATCTAGTCATTGTTAAGTATTGCGTCtaatgattgttttattttagaaaatataaaaaggtaGTGGCAtgctttttactttataaaaaatcaatttgaacaCTGCTTTTCGCAAAACccgaattattaaaaatataagtctcaaatactttttttgtagcTAATTCTAAAGAGCTTTTCTATTGTTAAGTCTTAATAAGACTTGACTTTGGAAAACTAGCACAATAAATTATAAGCTGCTTTAGACAAAAAGCTATATTGAAGGATATATCCGTTTATGTTATGAAAGAAAATGACAACATGAATGCAAATAATGGATGTACATCTAACAGTATTAGAAATACAATTACTGAATTATGTAATTATGTAATTActaatattatgtaataatttaagaaagttttatgttaaaaaaactaagaaaatgtAAAGGAATAAttaccattataaaaaaaacaggaCCTAACTAAAAGTGGTCACTATCACTAGAAAAACTCTTTATACTGTAGTTAGAgataattgatttttcaaacTTGAATGCGGTCAAACTTTGGCCACATTCTAGTGGTTATAACtttcaaacaaagttatttCAACATGTGGGGTAAGTAAAGCTTGCCATTTGAACTCTCTCTCtccgaaaaacaaaacaacccttaaataatgaattttcaTTTATGAGGTATTTTGAACTATTACCACAATGCACTAATAGGCTGTTTATATGAGGCACGGTTGCctctgaatttaaattttatccaGTATGCgtaatatatttgtttcttTGGCTTTCCAGGCTTTACTTCACTTTTCAGTATAATGGGCCGTCCATGATGTCATTATTTTTACCTGGTTTTTTCACCCTCTTAAATATTGATGTCAGTTTTTCTTACACCTTCCccctaaaataaaactaataatgcGTTTATaccatcaatttttttctgctttattatacattttttctcaACAATACTAAATTGACGTAAAAATCAGGACTTAAATAGTTGCTTCagatttcaaataaatgtaTGTTTGTGAATTTAACTTGTATTTGTCTTATGGATTTTTCAGGATTGTTTATATCGTAATCAAAAGAATGAACTTCATTATGCCATTAAATGCAAGTACACAATTTTTATGCCGCATTGTAAGTGTAAATACCCTTAAAATCTGGTCATAAATGATGTAaagataaactatttaaaaaaatgtgtaattgacatttttttggtCTCAACATCCACCTCCCCATTTTCAatcattttcaacatttttagtACAAACCTCACTCTATCTACTGACCATTTATAGATGACttctaaataaagtttatatttgtaaGTGACAACTAAAAATGGGAGTAAAGGGGGCTctcttaatttaatatttattaagtaagcagccgtggcgtagtggttgcgcacttgcctcagaaacaaagaaTCCGttgttcaaaccccacctcttgGTAAGTTTTGTGACATCGGTTAGGATGGAGGCTTGAACTTataattaaatgctcatccgcggtgtgTAATATAACTTTACCTTTGTCGGTTTTTGCgggaaaattttagttttaattagtttagcgCTACTAAGCGCCAAACTATTTCTAGGAAAATCTGGGATATTGTCAGCCAtagtgtaatatatatatatatatatatatatatatatatttctttggCTTCCCCGGCTTTAATTCACTtctcaaaataagtaaaatctATATATGTTTTTGATCGTTCAATATAAGCGCCACGGGTGCCCCTAAATTTACTAGTATTTTATGTTTGAGTAAACAAATTTTGTGATTTTCATGCAGTTAACATTAAGATCCAGATGCAAGTTGCAGTAGAATGCGACTTTGCGttgttcaatttaataataaaaaattaataaattaacaaaaataactacatgtttacttcttttatgttaaaGCGTGGtaaaaattatgtcaaattaaaatatgtttttttttttcgttaaaaatttattcacaaTTATATAATGCGACAATATAACACAAAAACAATACAGCGCAACACGATACAACACAATCGCAATACAATGCGaaaattattaaactgttttttttttttattggctaGCGTCGCACAGTAGGCTGGATATTAGACATATGGTGGACACAactattttgatcatttttttttttactaaaacccTTCAAATGTTCAAACAACCACTTTTTATTAAGatatacatacttttattataaattttagttaattaattactaatattgaaaattgtttaacaaactttattattcttttaaaaaaaagtagatttataattttttaatttcaaattaataaacttattaaaataatgtaatgccttaaaaagtataattgaaTAACAAGCTCTTCTATGTTTATACCGATGGCAAAAATATCACCAtgaacaaaagtattaaaacaatTCGTCGTTTATTACCCACTTGGCACCCGTGGGTAAATAACGccgtgaaattaaaaaaaaaattgttggaataaactttaatacaaaatagCGCACTTCagaaaaaatggaaatttaTCACTAGActtaaaactattatctaatCATCAGATATCCACGACGTTTTAAACAAATGGATAAAATTAcaacgtttttattattataaaacccACTGAGTTCTAATGGTACTATGCAAATAATTAGCAAGCACTCCTCATTCGTTAGACATCTTTCAGTGTTTTCATTTTGACCTGCAATTGCTCAAAAGTTGGTGTGTTGATTTTGAGATCAACATACTACCATCAATATATAATGATAAGGCTTCATTAAATGAAGCTTCATCAAATGAAGCTCAGCAGCGTCAATGGGGTTTCTATCTGAAGTTTCAGCAACTTTTATGACAGTCTtgtatttaaactaatttcttaaatttaaatttagtgcATGAAGTAATTTGGAACTAAATAAACTAATGGAACTTGGATTATTACGGACCAAAACTCCATTCCCAGTTTCATGTCTTGAGATACATTACAGCGtcttaaacatttcaaaaaagatgcacattatttttatagcgttaaaatatttaagacgGAACATACTTTACATTATTAAcatataatacttaaaatatttaagttaaaattcaaataaaatattcttcatTATTGGCATTTTCTTGATGAAATCAATTTATCTAATTGCAACTCAAACTTGTCAGAAGAAACgcagataataaaaaagtggAGTCTGGATTTAAATTACTATCTCTGCCTGGTCTATAGTGTCCGGGAGTTCTAAGTATGTTAGAAGACCATGAactaaatagagaaaaaaaaagggatttGAATGAATAAGGTAATTGTGTAAATTTAGAcagatatttagaaaaaatctaAGATCACAAAGGTAGTCAAATGGTTGTATTATTATAATGTGTTAAAAAGTTAGTTCTTAAAGACATAGCAAAGTGTCAattactcggtgtagttaaggcaattttaaaatattatagcgtctgtatgatacTTTGTTGAATACGATATATTTCTGTTAAATGatcaggtctgtgaattatgaaaagacgaaaaaaattaaaatgataaattttgcggtatcataaaatatgaatgtttttaacgaaaaaacccagaccaaagattcttttaaaaaaaaaaattctacttaaaatcacaatcgctttttcaaatttgaataagattttaaataaatacgtttttagGTGagatgaacattatagtttaacaataagatttgttctgatcgtttattggcaatttttcttaattataagtaaaatctTATAACTCTAAAAATGGTATGACCTGGAGTTGTGTGCTGTCTGGCTATCTTAAAAACAagtgacaaataaaaaaaagaagcttcctacattcatttactttaatttaagcCCCATAATATGGTCTCAGTTAATTGTGGAAGACCTCAAAACAGCTTCTATCCAAATATTTTGAGGGACCTTGAAAAGATGATCAACAGCTCCTAAAAAGATGCAATTCCAATGGTGAGATGATttccaaaatcaaaaaattgtcaaCCCCTATAATGATTGCTTTTCAAATAACCCGTTTCTGAAAAGAATCAAGGTTAGATTTTCTTGAGCTCAGTTTTTGCAAGTTTCCAGATTTAGCAAGACACTTGAATTTAACGTCACACCATGTGCAAGGCCGCATGCTTGAATGGGTTTGAAGACCAAAATTAGTCtaactccatttgcattaatcaaTGAGcagatttgttcaatattgaAGTGAGTTTCTTGCAACTCTTCTGATAGCGTAACAAAAGTTTATCTCTTGAGTCTTTGAGATTCCTTTAAGTGAAGAGGTTGTTATTGCGGTGGTGAGCAGTTTTTATCTCTTAACTCAATACCAACAGTGCTTTGTCACCATCAATTCCTAGCATaattgctaataaaaaacttttttactgcTAAAGATTGAAAGTTTTTCCTGAGCTTATTTGCAAGCATTGAGAAGGGTGATCCTATTCTTAAAGGGCTGAGACATGTGGTGGCACACTTACTTTAGATCTCACTTGTATTGacttaaaattagaaaaaaaagcaatacaaattGTTTCCTCTCTTGTTTTCTACGCAGTTCTGCATAATTTTCAGAGTCCTTGTAGTGCTCGAGAGTCActgatatattttgttttttaaattcttattcaaTCTCaccaaggttgcaagcaacaaCTATTCAGTTAGGAgttacaagaaa
This portion of the Hydra vulgaris chromosome 13, alternate assembly HydraT2T_AEP genome encodes:
- the LOC136089941 gene encoding uncharacterized protein LOC136089941; translated protein: MSQRVASKHFDISRTTIQSKLKLKHNGQLGHPTTFTTLEESAFVSHILTVSEHLMLTTRLAANTKRNRAAVNEKTLSEFIENLSQVVTNVPAESIYNYDETNLSDDPGRKKIICRRGCKYPERVINSSKSNISVMFCGNAAGCTIPPYVVYKSKNLWSKWTENGPHGTRNNRTKHGWDNLTSHISQNVLKLCQVNNIVFVCLPPNSSHLTQHLDVAYFRPLKSKWKNVLNSWKESPEGKKSTTLPKGCFPSLLKNVLELIKDTSSENLIPGFAKCGIYPCNNEPLINRLPLQDRSSVDLNLIS